One window of Acropora palmata chromosome 1, jaAcrPala1.3, whole genome shotgun sequence genomic DNA carries:
- the LOC141881293 gene encoding uncharacterized protein LOC141881293: MALQSATHHQHFKWFKSFILNFESLLDNREEKRFWFWCCRCVPRRLESENVLKWIEFLVDNCELIAILSFLKEFLMKSRYTKLLEELEVLELCIALDHTLEKYSLVASRADSCREFTSTALVSSGSRVVNSGFEDIPSVSISMDEEGGMCCGTFCNTSREAVNLLVTAKTLNNEHFARLTKEGKDDIKEIMEILKAKLEQCEEWAAITAFLVIMGELYSSINSEERRGYLEPFARWMLRKGGLKEFENFTRKKQKANYKSPAFAAMMDFLQEIVHNIDMHLYAPT; the protein is encoded by the exons ATGGCGCTTCAATCAGCGACACACCATCAGCATTTCAAATGGTTTAAATCTTTTATATTGAATTTCGAGAGTTTGCTTGATAATAGGGAGGAGAAaagattttggttttggtgtTGTCGTTGCGTTCCGCGGCGGTTGGAGAGTGAAAATGTCTTGAAGTGGATCGAATTTTTGGTTGATAATTGTGAGTTGATAGCTATTTTGTCGTTTCTAAAAGAGTTTCTTATGAAGAGTCGGTACACCAAATTGTTAGAAGAATTGGAGGTTCTTGAGTTGTGCATTGCTTTGGATCATACTTTGGAGAAGTATAGTTTGGTTGCGTCAAGGGCTGATAGTTGTCGTGAATTTACGTCTACGGCCTTAGTGAGTTCAGGTTCAAGGGTTGTTAATTCGGGTTTTGAAGATATACCTAGTGTGAGTATCAGTATGGATGAAGAGGGCGGCATGTGTTGTGGTACTTTCTGCAACACCAGCAGGGAAGCTGTGAATTTGTTAGTAACCGCGAAAACTTTGAACAACGAACACTTTGCACGTTTAACAAAGGAAGGGAAGGATGACATCAAGGAGATAATGGAGATATTGAAGGCGAAGCTTGAACAGTGCGAGGAATGGGCTGCTATTACAGCTTTTTTGGTCATTATGGGTGAACTCTATTCATCCATAAATTCAGAAGAAAGGAGAGGTTATTTGGAGCCATTTGCAAGGTGGATGTTGAGAAAAGGTGGTTTG aaagaatTTGAGAACTTCACCAGAAAGAAGCAGAAGGCGAATTACAAAAGTCCCGCCTTCGCAGCAATGATGGATTTCTTACAAGAGATTGTTCACAATATTGATATGCACCTTTATGCACCAACGTAG